GTTCCGGGCGGTGATGTTCTCGCGGCAGGTGGCGGCCGCCTCGGGCCTGCGCGAGCGGTTCACCTGGTACCTGTTGCTGGTGCTGTGCGGGGCCACGGTCACGGTCAACCTGGACACGGTGGGCGGGCTGATGCTGTTCAGCATGATAGTCAACCCGGCGGCCGCGGCCTGGCAGTTCACCTACCGGATGAGCCGCCTGTTCCTGATCTCCGCGCTGTTCGGCGTGCTGGCGGCAGTGGCGGGGATGCTCCTGTCCAGCCTGTTCAACCTGCCCTCCGGGGCCTGTGTGGTGGTGGCCTCCAGCGCGCTGTTCGGGCTTTCGCTGCTTCTTTCACCCAAAAGGAGGCAGGCCGGCCATGGCGCATTCTGAGACGCGGGGGCCGCAAAGCAAGCGGCGCTTTTTCGACTGCCACGCCGAGGGTTGGGACCGCGAAAACAGCGCCGAGAGCGAGCGTTGCAAGATCGAGTCCCTGGTGCGGGAGATGGGCCTCAGGCGCGGATGGCGGGTGCTGGAGGTGGGTTGCGGCAGCGGCCAGGTGAGCGCCGCGCTTCTGGGCGTGCTGGGCCCGGCCGGCCAGGTGACCGCTTTCGACATCTCGGGGGCGATGCTGGTCCAGGCACGGA
Above is a genomic segment from bacterium containing:
- a CDS encoding methyltransferase domain-containing protein, which gives rise to MAHSETRGPQSKRRFFDCHAEGWDRENSAESERCKIESLVREMGLRRGWRVLEVGCGSGQVSAALLGVLGPAGQVTAFDISGAMLVQARTKQLERAFYFQAEAAVLPLAGARFEAAVLFRVFPHLDDKSACLAELRRVLRPGGWLILAHPAGREQLNVCHAAMSGEVALDMLPE